In a genomic window of Thiosocius teredinicola:
- a CDS encoding SoxR reducing system RseC family protein, translating to MLEAIVTVTRVEGSVAWVEGQAQSACSHCGSSAHCGTSTVSKLFGPRRQVMQVENVLDAQVGDRVVIGISDALVSRASLGAYMLPMLSMAIPAAVGDKLGFGDGMVATLALIGFFAGLVVVGHLSSRSGARYRPTMLRVERPGFSVSQFNQGAIS from the coding sequence ATGCTCGAAGCAATCGTCACGGTAACGCGCGTGGAAGGTTCCGTAGCCTGGGTTGAAGGTCAGGCGCAGTCAGCGTGTTCGCATTGCGGCAGTTCGGCCCATTGCGGCACCAGCACGGTATCCAAGCTGTTCGGCCCACGCCGTCAGGTAATGCAGGTCGAGAACGTTCTCGATGCCCAGGTCGGAGACCGCGTTGTTATCGGTATTTCGGACGCCCTGGTGTCGCGTGCCTCGCTCGGCGCCTACATGCTGCCGATGCTGTCGATGGCCATCCCCGCCGCGGTGGGAGACAAGCTCGGCTTCGGCGACGGGATGGTCGCGACCCTCGCATTGATCGGTTTCTTTGCAGGCCTGGTGGTGGTCGGCCATCTGTCGTCGAGATCGGGAGCGCGATACCGCCCGACGATGCTGCGCGTCGAGCGACCAGGCTTTTCAGTTTCACAGTTTAATCAAGGAGCAATCTCATGA
- the nifX gene encoding nitrogen fixation protein NifX yields MDAPISREMALRLGLAARALPDTDVPRLLRTLNDTVGLPPTKKKLEKLTVKAFRAAADGEFNDVDTEVLKEAVAILKGESDMNQDPLPDVSPYADGDMPGSIRVACASNKGEQLDGHFGSCRNFLIYQVSAEEVRLIDIRQAKDSEAEDDKNAYRADLVGDCQVLYVVSVGGPAAAKVVKAGIHPIKFPQGGSAREQVEKLATILAGSPPPWLSKVMGQEPEERVRFERAVES; encoded by the coding sequence ATGGACGCACCTATTTCCCGTGAAATGGCGCTGCGCCTGGGCTTGGCCGCTCGCGCATTGCCTGATACCGACGTGCCGCGTCTGTTGCGCACGTTGAATGATACGGTCGGCCTGCCGCCGACCAAAAAGAAACTCGAAAAGCTTACCGTCAAGGCCTTCCGCGCCGCTGCCGACGGCGAGTTCAACGATGTCGATACCGAGGTTCTGAAAGAAGCTGTTGCCATTCTCAAAGGCGAGAGCGATATGAATCAGGACCCGCTCCCCGATGTAAGCCCTTACGCCGACGGCGATATGCCCGGCTCGATCCGTGTTGCCTGCGCTTCCAACAAGGGCGAGCAACTGGATGGCCACTTCGGCTCATGCCGCAACTTCCTGATCTACCAGGTTTCGGCCGAAGAAGTGCGGTTGATCGATATTCGCCAGGCCAAGGACAGCGAGGCCGAAGACGACAAGAACGCCTACCGTGCCGACCTGGTCGGAGACTGCCAGGTGTTGTACGTGGTGTCGGTCGGCGGTCCCGCCGCGGCCAAGGTGGTCAAGGCCGGTATTCATCCGATCAAGTTCCCGCAGGGCGGCAGCGCGCGTGAGCAGGTCGAAAAACTGGCGACGATTCTCGCCGGCTCACCGCCACCCTGGTTGTCCAAGGTGATGGGCCAGGAGCCGGAAGAGCGGGTTCGTTTCGAACGGGCGGTGGAATCATGA
- the nifT gene encoding putative nitrogen fixation protein NifT, with protein MPSVMIRRKESGELLFYVAKKDMEETIATVERDSDSEWGGEVELTDGTKWYIDPISPPPNFPTTLRFKKA; from the coding sequence ATGCCCAGCGTGATGATTCGTAGGAAGGAAAGCGGCGAACTGCTGTTCTATGTCGCCAAGAAAGACATGGAAGAGACCATCGCTACCGTCGAGAGAGATTCCGACAGCGAGTGGGGTGGCGAAGTGGAGCTGACCGATGGCACCAAGTGGTACATCGACCCCATCAGTCCTCCGCCGAACTTTCCGACAACTTTGCGTTTCAAGAAGGCGTAA
- a CDS encoding 4Fe-4S binding protein, whose protein sequence is MALQIVRDVCTACGDCEPVCPTNSIVPFKGVYKIDPETCTECEGDFDVPQCLDVCMEDDCIIPV, encoded by the coding sequence ATGGCTCTTCAAATCGTACGTGATGTCTGTACCGCCTGTGGTGATTGCGAGCCGGTCTGCCCGACCAACTCCATCGTGCCGTTCAAAGGCGTTTACAAAATCGATCCGGAAACCTGCACCGAGTGCGAGGGCGACTTCGATGTGCCCCAGTGTCTCGATGTCTGTATGGAAGATGACTGTATCATTCCGGTTTAA
- the nifH gene encoding nitrogenase iron protein, with product MALRQCAIYGKGGIGKSTTTQNLVAGLAELGKKVMIVGCDPKADSTRLILHSKAQNTIMEMAAEAGTVEDLELEDVLKVGYGDIKCVESGGPEPGVGCAGRGVITAINFLEEEGAYEEDLDFVFYDVLGDVVCGGFAMPIRENKAQEIYIVVSGEMMAMYAANNISKGIVKYANSGGVRLAGLICNSRNTDREDELIEALAAKLGTQMIHFVPRDNVVQRAEIRRMTVIEYDPQAKQADEYRTLAQKVIDNTKLVIPQPCTMDELEDLLMEFGVMEEEDESIVGQTAADEATA from the coding sequence ACCACGACCCAGAACCTGGTGGCCGGTCTTGCCGAACTCGGTAAAAAGGTCATGATCGTCGGTTGCGATCCGAAAGCCGACTCCACCCGCCTGATTCTGCACTCGAAAGCGCAGAACACCATCATGGAAATGGCTGCCGAAGCCGGTACCGTTGAAGACCTCGAGCTCGAAGATGTACTGAAAGTCGGCTACGGCGACATCAAGTGCGTTGAGTCGGGTGGTCCGGAGCCGGGCGTTGGTTGCGCAGGTCGTGGTGTTATCACCGCTATCAACTTCCTGGAAGAGGAAGGCGCTTACGAGGAAGACCTCGACTTCGTATTCTACGACGTACTGGGCGACGTTGTTTGCGGTGGCTTCGCTATGCCGATCCGCGAAAACAAGGCGCAGGAAATCTACATCGTTGTTTCCGGCGAAATGATGGCCATGTACGCCGCCAACAACATCTCGAAGGGTATCGTGAAGTACGCCAACTCGGGTGGTGTTCGTCTCGCTGGCCTGATCTGCAACAGCCGTAACACCGACCGTGAAGACGAGCTGATCGAAGCACTGGCTGCCAAGCTGGGCACCCAGATGATCCACTTCGTGCCGCGCGACAACGTCGTTCAGCGCGCTGAGATCCGTCGTATGACCGTCATCGAGTACGACCCGCAGGCCAAGCAGGCCGACGAGTACCGTACCTTGGCTCAGAAAGTCATCGACAACACCAAGCTCGTTATCCCGCAGCCTTGCACCATGGACGAACTCGAAGATCTGCTGATGGAGTTCGGTGTTATGGAAGAGGAAGACGAGAGCATCGTCGGTCAGACGGCTGCTGACGAAGCAACCGCCTAA
- a CDS encoding 4Fe4S-binding leucine-rich repeat protein has translation MHALESKQVAEYAVDCSTCRHCADVLQQGQCKPGDACVKATSGRQIDRFFRANPWLADQYAKDAFWERRAIAARYIAQDRLLTLIDDPDEVVRRVLAYRLPVDQLGALTEDPDREVRITVADRLPVGKLEVLVDDDDYLVRKYVARRLASGRLFRMIADGDREVRKTVAARLPLASLGLMTSDPEPEVRLTVAERIDPLSLSTMCKDPDWRVRHMVAKRLPAEQLDLMKDDVDEDVRFVVSERMHERPGAAENP, from the coding sequence ATGCATGCCTTGGAGAGTAAGCAAGTGGCTGAATACGCCGTAGACTGCAGCACTTGCCGGCACTGCGCTGATGTGTTGCAACAAGGCCAATGTAAACCGGGCGATGCCTGTGTGAAGGCAACCAGCGGGCGGCAGATCGATCGCTTCTTTCGCGCCAACCCGTGGCTGGCCGACCAATATGCCAAGGATGCATTCTGGGAGCGACGCGCGATCGCCGCCCGTTATATTGCACAAGATCGTCTCCTCACTTTGATCGACGATCCGGACGAGGTGGTGCGACGCGTGCTTGCCTACCGTTTGCCGGTGGACCAACTCGGCGCGCTGACCGAAGACCCCGACCGCGAGGTGCGTATCACCGTGGCCGACCGGTTGCCGGTCGGAAAGCTCGAGGTGCTCGTCGATGACGACGATTACCTGGTGCGCAAGTACGTCGCGCGGCGGCTCGCCAGCGGTCGCCTGTTCCGCATGATCGCCGACGGTGATCGTGAGGTGCGCAAGACTGTGGCGGCGCGTCTGCCGCTGGCCAGCCTGGGCCTGATGACCAGCGATCCTGAGCCGGAGGTGCGACTGACCGTCGCCGAACGGATCGATCCGCTGTCGCTGTCGACGATGTGCAAGGACCCCGACTGGCGGGTCCGCCACATGGTCGCGAAACGCTTGCCGGCCGAGCAGCTCGATCTCATGAAAGACGATGTCGACGAAGACGTCCGTTTCGTCGTCAGCGAACGAATGCACGAGCGGCCGGGTGCCGCGGAGAACCCATGA
- a CDS encoding NifX-associated nitrogen fixation protein, which translates to MSEAAVVTIEAEDPVLETVFAQEMVRQMRAIDTYGTYDNWPVEKILAPFVLTKEQKREIPVVGDPDEIVMSRVKAFYNAISAMIEKECGLMAVPMLNLTHEGFGRALITVGKLVVMDKTLRDVHRFSFPTLSKMKDEADKLLSVALELVGKHSEVAGL; encoded by the coding sequence ATGAGCGAAGCCGCTGTAGTCACCATCGAGGCCGAAGATCCGGTACTCGAGACTGTGTTTGCACAGGAGATGGTGCGCCAGATGCGCGCTATCGACACCTACGGTACCTACGACAACTGGCCGGTCGAGAAAATCCTCGCGCCGTTCGTGCTGACCAAGGAGCAGAAGCGTGAGATTCCGGTGGTCGGCGACCCTGACGAGATTGTGATGTCGCGCGTCAAGGCCTTCTACAACGCGATCTCGGCGATGATCGAAAAAGAATGCGGTTTGATGGCCGTGCCAATGCTCAACCTGACCCATGAAGGCTTCGGTCGCGCCTTGATCACTGTCGGCAAACTCGTCGTTATGGACAAGACGCTGCGCGACGTGCACCGCTTCAGCTTCCCGACGCTGTCGAAGATGAAAGATGAAGCCGACAAACTGCTGTCGGTGGCGCTCGAGTTGGTCGGCAAGCATTCGGAAGTAGCCGGTCTTTGA
- a CDS encoding DUF6129 family protein, with protein sequence MIEEVQLDEVVGIVNQEGIGTGAVEKLRTDMPSLHFTYCMDDDVPNAKPVREMETFNVYLVDGRDHCLCFTQNLEHATGLVLAEIEPE encoded by the coding sequence ATGATCGAAGAAGTCCAACTGGACGAGGTCGTCGGCATCGTCAACCAGGAAGGCATCGGCACCGGGGCGGTCGAAAAGCTGCGCACCGACATGCCGTCTTTGCATTTCACCTATTGCATGGACGACGACGTGCCCAATGCCAAGCCGGTGCGTGAGATGGAAACGTTCAACGTCTATCTGGTTGACGGCCGGGATCACTGCCTGTGCTTCACCCAGAACCTGGAGCACGCGACCGGGCTGGTACTGGCCGAGATCGAGCCGGAGTAG
- the nifK gene encoding nitrogenase molybdenum-iron protein subunit beta, which yields MSQNVDNIQPSYPLFRTDEYKENLANKQNTVEERHPMEKIQEVFNWTTTEEYKELNFKREALTVNPAKACQPLGAVLCALGFEKTLPYVHGSQGCVAYFRTYFNRHFKEPISCVSDSMTEDAAVFGGQKNMFDGLENAKAMYKPEMIAVSTTCMAEVIGDDLNAFIGNAKKEGHVEQEFPTPFAHTPSFVGSHTTGWDNMFEGIQRYFTLNHMEDKEVGSNGKINIVPGFETYLGNFRVMHRMMQEMGVDYTMLSDPTEVLDTPADGKFRMYEGGTTIDEIKDAPNAIDTLFLQSWQSVKSKKFTKNTWKQPAADINIPMGLEWTDEFLMKVAEITGKPIAKSLETERGRLVDMMTDSHAWLHGKKFALWGDADFVMGMTKFLLELGAEPTHILCHHANKRWRKAMEKICADSPYGVNSKVYIGADLWHMRSLVFTDKPDFMIGNSYGKFIQRDTFHKGKEFEVPLIRIGFPIFDRHHLHRQTTMGYEGAMQMLTTLTNAVLERLDEETRGMGTTDYNYDLIR from the coding sequence ATGTCTCAGAATGTCGATAACATCCAGCCCAGCTATCCGTTGTTCCGTACCGACGAGTACAAGGAAAACCTGGCCAACAAGCAAAACACCGTTGAAGAACGTCATCCGATGGAGAAGATCCAAGAGGTCTTTAACTGGACGACGACGGAAGAATACAAGGAACTGAACTTCAAGCGTGAAGCGCTGACCGTCAACCCGGCCAAAGCCTGTCAGCCGCTGGGTGCCGTGCTGTGTGCACTGGGTTTTGAAAAGACCCTGCCGTACGTACACGGTTCGCAAGGTTGTGTTGCCTACTTCCGTACCTACTTCAACCGTCACTTCAAAGAGCCGATCTCTTGCGTGTCGGACTCGATGACCGAAGATGCCGCGGTATTCGGTGGCCAGAAGAACATGTTCGATGGTCTCGAAAACGCCAAGGCCATGTACAAGCCTGAAATGATCGCCGTCTCGACCACCTGTATGGCCGAGGTTATCGGTGACGACCTGAACGCCTTCATCGGCAACGCCAAGAAGGAAGGCCATGTCGAGCAGGAATTCCCGACCCCGTTTGCGCACACGCCGAGCTTCGTCGGTTCGCACACCACCGGTTGGGACAACATGTTCGAAGGTATTCAGCGCTACTTCACGCTGAACCACATGGAAGACAAAGAGGTTGGCTCGAACGGCAAGATCAACATCGTGCCGGGCTTCGAAACCTATCTCGGTAACTTCCGTGTCATGCACCGTATGATGCAGGAAATGGGTGTCGACTACACGATGCTGTCCGATCCGACCGAAGTGCTGGATACGCCGGCTGACGGCAAGTTCCGTATGTATGAAGGCGGCACCACGATCGACGAGATCAAAGACGCACCGAACGCCATCGATACGCTGTTCCTGCAGTCTTGGCAGTCGGTCAAGTCGAAGAAGTTCACCAAGAACACCTGGAAGCAGCCTGCTGCCGACATCAATATCCCGATGGGCCTGGAATGGACCGACGAGTTCCTGATGAAGGTTGCGGAAATCACCGGCAAGCCGATCGCCAAGTCGTTGGAGACCGAGCGCGGTCGCCTGGTGGACATGATGACCGACAGCCACGCCTGGCTGCACGGTAAGAAGTTCGCCCTGTGGGGTGATGCTGACTTCGTCATGGGCATGACCAAGTTCCTGCTGGAGCTGGGTGCAGAGCCGACTCACATCCTGTGCCACCATGCCAACAAGCGTTGGAGAAAGGCAATGGAGAAGATCTGTGCTGACTCGCCTTACGGCGTCAACAGCAAGGTCTACATCGGCGCTGATCTGTGGCACATGCGTTCGCTGGTGTTCACCGACAAGCCGGACTTCATGATCGGTAACAGCTACGGCAAGTTCATCCAGCGCGACACCTTCCACAAGGGCAAGGAGTTCGAGGTACCGCTGATCCGTATCGGCTTCCCGATCTTCGACCGTCATCACCTGCATCGTCAGACGACGATGGGCTATGAAGGCGCCATGCAGATGCTCACCACGTTGACCAATGCGGTCCTCGAGCGTCTGGACGAAGAAACGCGTGGTATGGGTACGACCGACTACAACTACGACCTGATCCGCTGA
- the nifE gene encoding nitrogenase iron-molybdenum cofactor biosynthesis protein NifE gives MKQKDIAALLDEPACSHNKKSKSGCSKPKPGASAGGCAFDGAQIALLPIADVAHIVHGPIACAGSSWDNRGTRSSGPTLYRIGMTTDLTEQDVIMGRGEKRLFLSIKQAVEDHQPAAVFVYNTCVPALVGDDIEAVCKAASERWKVPVVPVDAAGFYGTKNLGNRIAGEAMVKYVCGTREPDPVPEDAVPKGRKVHDITLVGEYNIAGELWHVLPLLDELGLRVLCTLSGDARFREVQTIHRSEVNMMVCSKAMINVARKLEDSYKTPWFEGSFYGVQDVSKALRDIARLIDDPDLTQRTEQVIAREEARIDAALAPWRERLQGKKVLLYTGGVKSWSIISALQDLGMKVVATGTKKSTEEDKARIRELMGEDTRMIEDGNPRALLDIVRDYGVDILIAGGRNMYTALKARVPFLDINQERDFGYAGYEGMIELARQLTLTVESPVWQAVRQRGPWHKSAAAPTSSPPDLAPAEPATTDDVLAEVSHG, from the coding sequence ATGAAGCAGAAAGATATCGCCGCTTTGCTCGATGAACCGGCTTGTTCGCATAACAAGAAATCCAAGTCGGGCTGCTCGAAACCCAAGCCGGGTGCTTCTGCCGGCGGCTGCGCCTTCGATGGTGCACAGATCGCTCTGCTACCGATTGCCGATGTCGCACACATCGTGCACGGCCCGATCGCCTGCGCAGGCAGCTCGTGGGATAACCGTGGAACCCGCTCTTCCGGGCCGACCCTGTACCGCATCGGCATGACCACCGACCTGACGGAGCAGGACGTGATCATGGGGCGCGGTGAAAAACGCCTGTTCCTGTCGATCAAGCAAGCTGTGGAAGACCACCAGCCTGCAGCGGTATTCGTTTACAACACCTGCGTTCCCGCCTTGGTCGGCGACGACATCGAAGCGGTGTGCAAGGCCGCCAGCGAACGCTGGAAGGTACCTGTGGTGCCGGTCGACGCAGCCGGCTTTTACGGCACCAAGAACCTGGGCAACCGCATCGCCGGTGAAGCCATGGTCAAGTATGTTTGCGGTACCCGCGAACCCGATCCGGTACCCGAAGATGCGGTGCCGAAGGGCCGCAAGGTGCACGACATCACGTTGGTCGGTGAATACAACATCGCCGGTGAGTTGTGGCACGTGCTGCCGCTGCTCGACGAACTCGGTCTGCGTGTGCTGTGCACCTTGTCGGGCGATGCCCGTTTCCGCGAGGTGCAGACCATCCATCGTTCGGAAGTGAACATGATGGTGTGCTCGAAGGCCATGATCAACGTGGCGCGCAAGCTCGAGGATTCGTACAAGACCCCGTGGTTCGAAGGCAGCTTCTACGGTGTGCAGGATGTCTCCAAGGCCTTGCGCGATATCGCCCGCCTGATCGACGACCCGGACCTTACCCAGCGCACCGAACAGGTGATCGCGCGCGAAGAGGCGCGAATCGATGCCGCGCTGGCACCCTGGCGTGAGCGCCTGCAGGGCAAGAAGGTTTTGCTGTACACCGGCGGCGTCAAGTCCTGGTCGATCATCTCGGCCCTGCAGGACCTCGGTATGAAGGTGGTCGCAACCGGCACCAAGAAGTCGACCGAAGAAGACAAGGCGCGTATCCGTGAGCTGATGGGTGAGGACACGCGCATGATCGAAGACGGCAATCCGCGTGCGCTGCTCGATATCGTGCGCGATTACGGTGTCGATATCCTGATCGCCGGTGGGCGCAATATGTATACCGCCTTGAAGGCGCGTGTGCCGTTCCTCGACATCAACCAGGAGCGTGACTTCGGCTACGCCGGCTACGAGGGCATGATCGAGCTGGCGCGCCAGTTGACGCTGACGGTCGAAAGCCCCGTGTGGCAGGCGGTACGCCAGCGCGGTCCGTGGCACAAGTCGGCTGCGGCACCAACTTCATCGCCACCCGATCTCGCACCGGCCGAGCCAGCCACAACAGACGACGTGCTTGCGGAGGTGAGCCATGGCTGA
- the nifD gene encoding nitrogenase molybdenum-iron protein alpha chain yields MSAMTREETEALIAEVLEVYPEKAKKDRAKHLAVNDHEVEQSKKCITSNRKSLPGVMTIRGCAYAGSKGVVWGPIKDMIHISHGPVGCGQYSRAGRRNYYVGVTGVNTFGTMNFTSDFQEKDIVFGGDKKLDKMITEIEQLFPLHKGVSIQSECPIGLIGDDIEAVAKKQAKELEKPVVPVRCEGFRGVSQSLGHHIANDAIRDWVIGNRDGDDSFETTPYDVAVIGDYNIGGDAWASRTLLEEMGLRVVAQWSGDGTLSEIELTPKVKLNLIHCYRSMNYISRHMEEKYGIPWIEYNFFGPTKIAESLRKIASHFDDKIKEGAERVIERYKAEYEAVIAKYRPRLEGKRVMLYIGGLRPRHVIGAYEDLGMEVVGTGYEFAHNDDYDRTIKEMGNATLLYDDVTGYEFEEFVKKVKPDLIGSGIKEKYIFQKMGIPFRQMHSWDYSGPYHGYDGFAIFARDMDMTLNNPCWKNIQAPWKQASDESEAVAAGA; encoded by the coding sequence ATGTCTGCAATGACTCGTGAAGAGACTGAAGCCCTCATCGCCGAGGTGCTCGAAGTCTACCCGGAAAAGGCCAAGAAAGATCGCGCCAAGCACTTGGCGGTCAACGATCATGAGGTTGAACAGTCGAAGAAATGCATCACGTCCAACCGTAAGTCGCTGCCGGGTGTCATGACCATCCGTGGTTGTGCCTACGCAGGTTCGAAAGGTGTGGTTTGGGGTCCGATCAAGGACATGATCCACATCTCGCACGGCCCGGTTGGCTGTGGCCAGTACTCGCGTGCCGGTCGTCGTAACTACTACGTTGGTGTTACCGGCGTTAATACGTTCGGCACCATGAACTTCACCTCGGACTTCCAAGAGAAGGACATCGTGTTCGGCGGCGACAAGAAGCTGGACAAGATGATCACCGAGATCGAGCAGCTGTTCCCGCTGCACAAAGGTGTTTCGATTCAGTCGGAATGTCCGATCGGTTTGATCGGTGACGACATCGAGGCCGTCGCCAAGAAGCAGGCCAAGGAACTCGAAAAGCCGGTCGTGCCGGTGCGTTGTGAGGGCTTCCGCGGTGTTTCGCAGTCGCTGGGTCACCACATCGCCAACGACGCGATCCGTGACTGGGTCATCGGCAACCGCGACGGCGACGACAGCTTCGAAACCACCCCGTACGACGTTGCCGTCATCGGCGACTACAACATCGGCGGTGATGCCTGGGCTTCGCGTACCCTGCTCGAAGAGATGGGTCTGCGTGTTGTTGCACAGTGGTCGGGTGACGGCACCCTGTCGGAGATCGAGCTGACCCCGAAGGTCAAGCTGAACCTGATCCACTGCTACCGCTCGATGAACTACATCTCGCGTCACATGGAAGAGAAGTACGGTATTCCGTGGATTGAATACAACTTCTTCGGTCCGACCAAGATCGCCGAGTCGTTGCGTAAAATTGCCAGCCACTTCGATGACAAGATCAAAGAAGGTGCTGAGCGTGTTATCGAACGCTACAAAGCTGAGTATGAGGCGGTTATCGCCAAGTACCGTCCGCGTCTCGAAGGCAAGAGAGTCATGCTTTACATCGGTGGCCTGCGTCCGCGTCACGTCATCGGTGCCTATGAAGACCTGGGTATGGAAGTTGTCGGTACCGGTTATGAGTTCGCTCATAACGACGACTACGACCGCACCATCAAGGAAATGGGCAATGCGACCCTGCTGTACGACGACGTAACCGGTTACGAATTCGAAGAGTTCGTGAAGAAAGTCAAGCCCGACCTGATCGGTTCCGGCATCAAGGAGAAGTACATCTTCCAGAAGATGGGCATCCCCTTCCGTCAGATGCACTCCTGGGACTACTCAGGCCCGTATCACGGCTATGACGGCTTCGCCATCTTCGCCCGTGACATGGACATGACGCTGAACAACCCGTGCTGGAAAAACATCCAGGCACCGTGGAAGCAGGCGTCGGACGAGTCCGAGGCTGTAGCTGCAGGCGCCTAA
- the nifN gene encoding nitrogenase iron-molybdenum cofactor biosynthesis protein NifN — MAEVVKRNKAMSVSPLKASQTIGAALAFLGFHRSIPMLHGSQGCTAFGKVFFVRHFREPIPLQTTAMDQVSSVMGSEDNVVEGLNALCKKNRPSLIGVPTTALAETQGSDVGMAVKQFRQKYPEFSDVPVVALSAPDFSGSMEIGFANATKAIIQELVPTAEEAGSKPGMRRRQVNVLVSSALTPGDLEELKETIELFGLRPVVVPDLSDSLDGRLTESDFNPLTIGGTTIEELAHLGEAMATIAIGSSMKGPADVLQQRTGVPDYRLPHLMGMQAMDDFISLLHELSGEPVPEKIERQRAQLQDAMLDTHFMLGMARFAIAGEADLIESFTDLLNGMGAETVAAVAPANSPTLKKIACEQVKIGDLEDLEQLAVEHAAEVLIGNSHAVESAQRLNMPLVRAGFPQYDHLGGYQRTWIGYRGTRQTLFELANIMLELEKGEIEPYHSVLAQKPEYRQEGTHAAAAASSGSGSKH; from the coding sequence ATGGCTGAGGTCGTCAAACGCAACAAGGCGATGTCGGTCAGTCCGCTCAAGGCCAGCCAAACCATCGGTGCGGCGCTCGCTTTCCTCGGTTTTCACCGTTCGATCCCGATGCTGCATGGCTCGCAGGGCTGCACGGCGTTCGGCAAGGTGTTCTTCGTACGTCACTTCCGTGAACCGATCCCGCTGCAGACGACGGCGATGGATCAGGTCAGCTCGGTCATGGGTTCTGAAGACAATGTCGTCGAGGGCCTGAATGCGTTGTGCAAGAAGAACCGCCCATCGCTGATCGGCGTGCCGACCACGGCGCTTGCAGAAACCCAGGGCTCGGACGTCGGCATGGCGGTCAAGCAGTTCCGCCAGAAGTATCCGGAGTTCAGTGATGTGCCTGTGGTCGCGTTGTCGGCGCCGGATTTCAGCGGCTCGATGGAGATCGGTTTCGCCAATGCCACCAAGGCCATCATTCAGGAGCTGGTGCCGACGGCCGAGGAGGCCGGCAGCAAGCCCGGCATGCGTCGCCGCCAGGTCAATGTGTTGGTGAGTTCGGCGTTGACGCCGGGCGATCTCGAAGAGCTCAAAGAGACGATCGAGCTGTTCGGTCTGCGCCCGGTGGTGGTGCCCGATCTGTCCGACTCGCTCGATGGTCGTCTTACCGAATCGGATTTCAACCCGCTGACAATCGGCGGCACCACGATCGAAGAACTCGCGCACCTGGGTGAGGCGATGGCCACCATCGCGATTGGCAGCTCGATGAAAGGCCCCGCCGACGTGCTGCAACAGCGTACCGGCGTACCGGACTACCGTTTGCCGCACCTGATGGGCATGCAGGCGATGGACGATTTCATCAGCCTGCTGCACGAGCTGTCGGGCGAACCGGTGCCGGAAAAGATCGAACGCCAGCGCGCTCAGTTGCAGGATGCGATGTTGGACACGCATTTCATGCTCGGTATGGCGCGTTTCGCGATCGCCGGCGAGGCCGACCTGATTGAATCCTTCACCGATCTGCTCAACGGTATGGGCGCTGAAACCGTGGCTGCCGTTGCCCCGGCGAACTCGCCGACCTTGAAGAAGATTGCCTGTGAGCAGGTGAAGATCGGCGACCTCGAAGATCTCGAACAGCTCGCTGTTGAACACGCTGCCGAGGTGCTGATCGGTAACTCGCACGCCGTTGAATCGGCACAACGCCTGAATATGCCGCTGGTGCGCGCCGGTTTCCCGCAATACGACCATCTCGGCGGCTACCAGCGCACCTGGATCGGTTATCGCGGCACCCGTCAGACCCTGTTCGAGCTGGCCAACATCATGCTCGAACTGGAGAAGGGCGAGATCGAACCCTATCACTCGGTACTTGCGCAAAAGCCGGAATATCGGCAGGAGGGCACCCATGCAGCCGCGGCGGCATCTTCGGGTAGTGGGTCCAAACACTGA
- a CDS encoding NifB/NifX family molybdenum-iron cluster-binding protein — translation MGPNTEDGSLDTSIKVAFATTDMQEVNQHFGAAESFAMYAVTPDKATLIEVTEFGRLDMDGNEDKLGGKIEALHGCAAVYSNAVGASAIGQLKSAGIQPVKVSAGAVIADLLESLREELIAGPSTWVARALERQKPKDPERFAEMEAEGWEE, via the coding sequence GTGGGTCCAAACACTGAGGACGGTTCTCTAGACACGTCGATCAAGGTGGCGTTTGCGACGACGGATATGCAAGAGGTCAATCAGCATTTCGGTGCCGCCGAGTCGTTTGCGATGTATGCGGTAACGCCCGACAAGGCGACGCTGATCGAGGTCACCGAGTTCGGTCGACTCGATATGGACGGCAACGAAGACAAGCTCGGCGGCAAGATCGAAGCGCTGCACGGCTGCGCTGCGGTCTACAGCAATGCCGTCGGAGCATCGGCGATCGGCCAGCTCAAGAGCGCCGGTATTCAGCCGGTCAAGGTCTCGGCAGGTGCCGTGATCGCCGACCTGCTGGAGTCGTTGCGCGAGGAGTTGATTGCCGGGCCGTCGACCTGGGTCGCACGCGCACTGGAGCGGCAAAAGCCCAAGGATCCCGAGCGCTTCGCCGAGATGGAAGCGGAAGGTTGGGAGGAGTAG